In Actinoplanes derwentensis, the following proteins share a genomic window:
- a CDS encoding esterase-like activity of phytase family protein, translating to MAHKAILAAAVIVLIPAAPAQANPRPAPHPHSSVVTLKSRAILSATAYQPGPVSGTQLSTAPVNGISAPFPGQPIPGFSAVLPLARNRLLAMPDNGFGAKNNSADFLLRAYDITPDYRRHQVKVNGFISFRDPDRKVPFPIVSQDTRERLLTGADFDIESLARDSRGNLWIGDEFGPYLIKVDKTGKVLQAPIPLPDGGKSPQSPDLAPGETATIPGSRGFEAMAVSRDGKTLYPILEGARTDDPDQRRRIVYEFDIRANRYTGRTWTFLVDAPALLVGDAAVLDGKRLVLIERDNGMGPAAYVKRLVVTDLDKASADGTLPRRTVADLLRITDRTGVSTPARPGEYGVGEQFSFPLQSVESVLPLGGNRVLVANDNNFPGNDGRIPGHPDDTELIVIDIPGL from the coding sequence GTGGCTCATAAAGCGATTCTCGCGGCCGCCGTGATCGTGCTGATCCCGGCGGCCCCGGCACAGGCGAACCCCCGTCCCGCTCCGCACCCGCACTCGTCCGTGGTCACCTTGAAGAGCCGGGCCATCCTGTCGGCGACCGCGTACCAGCCGGGGCCGGTCTCCGGCACGCAGCTGAGCACCGCGCCGGTCAACGGGATCAGCGCACCGTTTCCGGGACAGCCCATCCCCGGATTCTCCGCGGTGCTCCCGTTGGCCCGGAACCGGCTGCTGGCCATGCCGGACAACGGGTTCGGCGCCAAGAACAACTCGGCGGACTTCCTGCTGCGGGCATACGACATCACCCCCGACTACCGGCGTCACCAGGTGAAGGTCAACGGCTTCATCAGCTTCCGCGACCCGGACCGGAAGGTACCGTTCCCGATCGTCAGCCAGGACACCAGGGAACGGCTGCTCACCGGCGCCGACTTCGACATCGAATCCCTCGCCCGCGACTCGCGCGGCAACCTGTGGATCGGTGACGAGTTCGGCCCGTACCTGATCAAGGTCGACAAGACCGGCAAGGTGCTGCAGGCGCCGATCCCGCTGCCCGACGGCGGCAAGTCCCCGCAGTCACCGGACCTGGCTCCCGGCGAGACCGCCACGATCCCCGGCAGCCGCGGATTCGAGGCGATGGCCGTCAGCAGGGACGGGAAGACGCTTTACCCGATCCTCGAAGGTGCCCGCACCGACGACCCGGACCAGCGCCGCCGGATCGTGTACGAGTTCGACATCCGGGCCAACCGCTACACCGGCCGGACCTGGACCTTCCTCGTCGACGCCCCGGCCCTGCTGGTCGGGGACGCGGCAGTGCTCGACGGAAAGCGGCTCGTGCTGATCGAACGCGACAACGGCATGGGCCCGGCCGCGTACGTCAAACGTCTCGTGGTCACCGACCTCGACAAGGCGTCCGCCGACGGAACCCTGCCGCGGCGCACCGTCGCCGACCTGCTGCGCATCACCGACCGGACCGGCGTCTCCACCCCGGCCCGCCCCGGCGAGTACGGCGTCGGCGAACAGTTCTCGTTCCCGCTCCAGTCCGTCGAGTCGGTGCTGCCGCTCGGCGGAAACCGGGTCCTGGTGGCCAACGACAACAACTTCCCCGGCAACGACGGCCGGATCCCCGGCCACCCCGACGACACCGAACTGATCGTCATCGACATCCCCGGTCTCTGA